From a region of the Arachis ipaensis cultivar K30076 chromosome B09, Araip1.1, whole genome shotgun sequence genome:
- the LOC107616683 gene encoding uncharacterized protein LOC107616683 — translation MMMENLLETIKSQVSKLKLTKKKKKKPYIKIDKSASVKVEIRSRKARNLIDKTLKAADRPGKTTPIS, via the coding sequence atgatgatggagaaccTGTTGGAGACGATAAAGTCTCAGGTGAGCAAGCTGAAgctaacgaagaagaagaagaagaagccgtACATAAAAATCGATAAGAGTGCGAGCGTGAAGGTTGAGATCCGAAGCAGAAAGGCTCGCAACCTTATCGACAAGACTCTTAAGGCTGCTGATCGCCCTGGCAAAACCACCCCTATCTCTTAA
- the LOC107619573 gene encoding serine carboxypeptidase-like 18, whose amino-acid sequence MAFRKLTNMTILVLILILILVITASSSKPVDTLPGFPGKLPFNLQTGYVGVGDMDSVQLFYWFVESERNPEEDPLLLWLTGGPGCSGFSGLVFEVGPLMFDYAKSRGSGTLPTLKLNPFSWTKVASMIFIDAPVGTGFSYATNPDSYGVTDTLAAAHNYQFLRKWLLSNTKFQKNPLYIAGDSYSGIILPILVKTISDGNESGGGGKRMNLKGYILGNPATDLSVDKNWRIPFYHKHALISDQLYQATKTNCKGQYINVDSSNAACFQNLQLVSECVRNIFTAQILEPNCFDAATKEAKAFGWDPSNLTHHNQLNLLLPNAFHHHTPTWCRNYNYVFSYIWANDGEVQTALHVRKGIKMEWNRCNRSLSYTYDVTSTVPYHKYLINKDYKVLIYSGDHDAVIPYLGTMTWIKSLNLSLKRDWLPWYVGGQVGGYTLQYTQRNYNLVYATVKAR is encoded by the exons ATGGCATTCAGGAAACTAACTAACATGACGATCCTCGTGCTCATTCTCATTCTCATTCTTGTCATCACGGCCAGTTCTTCTAAACCTGTTGACACCCTTCCTGGCTTCCCTGGCAAACTGCCTTTTAACCTTCAAACTGG TTATGTGGGAGTAGGGGACATGGATTCCGTGCAGCTATTCTATTGGTTCGTGGAATCAGAAAGGAATCCAGAGGAAGATCCTCTTTTGCTTTGGCTGACTGGAGGCCCCGGTTGTTCTGGCTTCTCTGGCCTCGTCTTCGAAGTAG GTCCGCTTATGTTTGATTATGCCAAATCAAGAGGCAGCGGAACGTTACCTACCCTTAAGCTGAATCCATTCTCATGGACAAAg GTAGCTAGCATGATCTTCATAGATGCCCCTGTGGGTACTGGATTTTCTTATGCCACAAATCCCGACTCTTATGGAGTCACTGATACTTTAGCAGCTGCACATAATTACCAGTTTTTGCGCAAG TGGCTTTTGTCCAATACCAAGTTCCAGAAGAATCCACTATACATAGCTGGCGATTCTTACTCGGGCATCATCCTCCCTATACTTGTCAAGACCATATCTGATG GAAACGAGAGTGGAGGAGGAGGAAAAAGAATGAATCTAAAGGGATACATACTGGGAAACCCCGCCACAGATTTGTCTGTTGATAAAAACTGGAGAATTCCATTCTATCATAAACATGCCCTTATTTCCGATCAACTCTATCAG GCAACTAAAACAAATTGCAAAGGTCAATACATAAACGTAGACTCAAGCAATGCCGCATGTTTCCAGAATCTCCAACTTGTGTCCGAG TGCGTTAGGAATATTTTTACAGCGcaaatattagaaccaaactgtTTCGATGCTGCCACAAAAGAGGCTAAAGCATTTGGATGGGATCCTAGTAATCTCACACACCATAATCAATTGAACCTCCTCCTTCCTAACGCTTTTCATCACCACACCCCAACCTGGTGTCgg AACTACAACTACGTCTTCTCTTACATCTGGGCTAACGATGGAGAAGTTCAAACAGCTCTTCACGTTCGGAAg GGAATCAAGATGGAATGGAACAGATGCAATCGGAGTTTATCTTACACCTATGATGTCACAAGCACTGTACCATATCACAAGTATCTTATTAACAAAGACTATAAAGTTTTGATTTACAG TGGAGATCATGATGCAGTTATTCCATATTTGGGTACAATGACATGGATAAAATCTCTGAATTTGTCGCTCAAACGAGACTGGTTACCATGGTACGTAGGTGGACAAGTAGGAGG ATATACATTGCAGTATACACAGCGGAATTATAACCTAGTGTATGCAACTGTGAAGGCAAGATAA
- the LOC107619471 gene encoding uncharacterized protein LOC107619471 produces the protein MQMLQTLAPARAAKPCFMVNTSLAWLRNLKARVRVRAFSFSSSSSDDYGDQSRGGLPRFYSETFPSSKGSVVRVKGDEFWHMTKVLRLGADDRVELFNGKGGLVEGCIQNIDRTGLDFVALNDPKLIHPQNMQLHVFAGFGTLKGGRADWLVEKCTELGANSVTPLLTERSPSISENRVDRLERVILAASKQCQRLHEMVLKPPVKVNDLLHLIAQSKLSLVATAKASPVLNALTEFKKETSGLIVIGPEGDFTEKEESMMMEAGAIGVSLGPHRLRVETATIALLSTLMLWSDSHRS, from the exons ATGCAAATGTTGCAAACCCTAGCACCCGCAAGGGCAGCAAAACCCTGTTTCATGGTGAATACATCATTGGCATGGCTACGAAACTTGAAAGCGAGAGTGAGAGTGCGTgcattctctttctcctcctcctcctccgacGATTACGGAGACCAATCACGCGGTGGCCTCCCCCGCTTCTACTCCGAAACTTTTCCTTCTTCCAAG GGTAGTGTTGTGCGTGTAAAAGGTGATGAATTTTGGCATATGACAAAAGTATTGAGGCTGGGTGCCGATGACAG GGTAGAGCTCTTCAACGGGAAGGGAGGTCTGGTAGAAGGATGCATACAGAACATTGATCGCACTGGACTTGATTTTGTTGCACTGAATGATCCAAAGCTAATACATCCACAGAACATGCAGTTGCATGTATTTGCTGGTTTTG GAACTTTGAAGGGTGGACGTGCTGACTGGCTTGTAGAGAAGTGCACA GAACTTGGAGCCAATAGTGTAACTCCACTACTTACTGAACGTTCTCCATCAATCTCAGAAAATCGGGTAGACAGATTGGAACGGGTAATCTTAGCGGCATCAAAACAAT GTCAACGGCTGCATGAAATGGTCCTGAAACCTCCTGTAAAGGTTAATGACCTTCTCCATCTT ATTGCACAGTCAAAGCTTTCTCTTGTTGCAACAGCAAAGGCATCTCCTGTTCTTAATGCATTGACAGAATTCAAAAAAGAAACTAGTGGCTTAATCGTAATTGGACCTGAAGGCG ACTTCACCGAGAAAGAAGAGAGTATGATGATGGAAGCGGGTGCCATAGGTGTTAGTCTCGGGCCACATCGTCTAAGGGTTGAAACCGCCACAATAGCACTTCTATCAACTCTCATGTTATGGTCTGACTCTCACCGAAGCTAA